The genomic interval CTCTAGCCGCTAAGCGTACACATAGCTCTCGCGCTGCTAGTCGACTACTCGCTAAAACGAATCGATTGAGGGAGAACGCACTTGGTTATATGTTTTTGGCTCCTTCACTTTTGCTATTTACAGTATTTTTATTTTATCCATTGCTGAAATCAGTCTATTTAAGCTTCCAATTAACAGATCCCAGAGGAAGAGTCGCTGAGTATGTCGGGTTCGATAACTACACGCAGCTGTTTTCATCGGAAATGTTCTGGAATAGCCTGACGGTTACAGGCCTATTCACACTATACACCGTTCCTGTCGGCATTGTACTTGGCATCGTTACAGCCGCGCTCACGCATATCAAGCTGCCAGCCATGCGTATTTTTCAATTCATGTTCGCAATGCCGCTCGCGCTGTCCGTAAGTACTGCAGCCGTCATTTGGATGATCCTCTTCCACCCCAGCCTCGGAATGCTGAATTATATCCTATCAACGCTAGGCATTGCCCCCATCCAATGGCTTACCAATCCATCTACAGCTTTATTATCGATATCCATGATGACCATCTGGATGCAATCGGGCTTCAATTACATTATCGTGCTCAGCGGTCTCCAGAGTATTCCGGATGACATGATCGAAAGCGCAAAGATTGATGGCGCAGGCCCATTCCGTGCATTTTTGCAAATCGTACTCCCACTGCTGTCGCCTACTCTATTTTTTCTAGCAGTTATCTCGATCATCGGTTCCTTTCAATCCTTTGGACAAATCCATCTTCTAACCAAAGGCGGACCTGCCGGATCAACAGAGGTATTCGTATATTCCATCTATAAAGAAGCGTTCATTAACTACCAATTCGGAACAGGAAGCGCCCTGTCGTTAGTCCTATTCGCTATCATTCTTATTTTGACGATTATCCAGTTTGTCTTTGTAGAAAAGAAGGTGTATTACCAATGATCGGATTAAAGCCATTTTTACGCCGCTCTAGTGTGTACTTGCTGCTCTCATTGCTTTCCATTGCCATGCTGTTTCCTTTGATTTACACATTTCTACAGGCATTGATGACACCTGAGCAGTCTCTTCAATTTCCGCCTGACTTGTTTCCCGATAGCGTGTATTTGGGCAGCATCTCTGCCGTATTTGAGCTTATTCCCGTTGGTGCGTTCATAGCGAACAGCTTTCTTATCGCGACCATTATTATGGTTGGACAAGTTTTTATCGCGAGCATGGCTGCTTACGCCTTTGTATATATCCGTTTTCCAGGCAAAAAATATTGGTTTTCCTTATTCCTCTCCACCATGATGATTCCGTGGGAAGTCACCATTATCCCCAATTATTTGACTGTAAAATCATGGGGATGGCTGGATTCCTATCAAGGATTGACGATTCCTTTTCTCGCGTCTGCGTTTGGCGTGTTTCTTCTGCGGCAATATTTCTTACAGCTGCCTCGCGAGCTTTTTGAAGCAGCAAAAATAGATGGCAGCGGGCATATCCGCCACTTCTTAGTTATCGTACTGCCACTTTCACGTCCAGCCATAGCTTCATTATCTGTCTATGTGTTTCTGAATTCGTGGAATATGTACCTTTGGCCCCTGCTCATAACGAACAGCGATAAGATGCGAACGGTACAGATCGGCATTAGCATGCTGCAGTTCGAAGAAATGACAAGCTGGAACATCGTTTTAGCCGGCGTAGCTATTGTGCTGTTGCCTTCCTTATTACTGCTCATTGTTGGATTAAAGCAGCTCGTACGAGGGATTACTGCTGGTGCTGTAAAAGGATAATGAATGAGGTGGCTCCGTCTTTATAGACGTTTCCATAAATGTACTGTAAACAAAAAAAGTAGTAGAGAGGGAGAGAAAAAGAATGAAAGCAAGGTTTAGGTCTGGTTTGACGATTATGATGGCGGTAATGTTGTTTGTAGTCACAGCCTGCGGAGGCAACAACTCTGGGAACAAAGGCAATGCAGAGGCGCCTTCTGCTACGAACTCAACTGAAGCTTCAGCAGCTCCTACCGAAATGGCAAAAGAACCTGTTAAAGTTGTTTGGTGGCACTCCATGGGCGGAGAACTTGGCAAAGCAGTAACCCAGCTCGTTACAGACTACAATGCATCACAAAAAGATGTAGTCGTTGAAGAAGTATTCCAAGGAACCTATGACGAGAGTTTAAATAAAATGAAAGCATCGATGGATTCCAAATCTGGGCCATCACTCATTCAAGTATACGAAATCGGTTCAAGATTCATGATTGACTCCAAAGCAACTACACCTGTTCAAACTTTTGTAGATGCGGAAAATTATGATCTTTCTCAGCTAGAAGAAAATATTACAAATTACTATACATTTGACGGCAAGCTTCACTCCATGCCTTTTAACACATCAAACCCAATTTTGTATTATAACAAAGATTTGTTCAAAGCTGCTGGACTTGATCCAGAAAAAGCACCAGCAACTTTTGAAGCGGTGAAGGAAGCTGCTGCTAAGCTTACGCAAAATGGTCAAACAGGTGCTTCATTCGCAATTTATGGCTGGTTCATGGAGCAATTTTTTGCAAACCAAGGCGTAGAATATTTAAATAATGGCAACGGACGTACGGCTTCCGCTACAGAATCTCAATTAAATAATGAGACTGGTGTTAAAACATTGTCATGGTGGAAGGATCTTGTTGACAGCAAATCAGCACTTAACTTGGGACGTAAAACAGACGATACGAAAAAAGCATTCGCAGCTGGCCAAATCGCTATGACCTTAGATTCTACCGCTTCGCTTCGCGGAATTGTAGATTCAGTGGCTGGCAAATTTGAAGTAGGTACTGGCTTCCTGCCTAAACCTGCCGATGCGAAAGATGGCGGTGTTGTCGTTGGCGGTGCAAGCTTGTGGATTCTGAATAACAAGCCCGAAGCTGAACAAAAAGCAGCATGGGATTTCATCAAATTTTTAGCTAAGCCAGAAACACAAGCTTATTGGCACATCAACACTGGTTACTTCCCGATTACAAAAAAAGCTTATGACGAAAAAATCGTTGCCGATAATCTAGCAAAATATCCACAGTTCCAAACAGCAGTTGATCAGCTGCACGCTTCTATCCCTTCCCCTGCTTCGCAAGGCGCAGTGATGGGCGTATTCCCTGAAGCGCGTCAGCTTGTTGAAACAGCGATTGAAGAAGCATTAACTGGCGTAAAAGAACCACAAAAAGCGCTTGATGATGCCGCTAAAGCGATCACTGAAAAAATTGCAAACTATAATAAAACAGTTAAATAATTTGTGAGTCTAAGCCAAGCCTCGTTCACGGGGTTTGGCTTTTTTTGTCCATTCTCCCCCTCCATATCGGTACTCTCTGCCAAGCTAGTGTCGCTATTTCGTGCCATCTGCTATAATTAATCAGAACACCTGTTTGTCCAAATTGATGAGTCTTCTCTCGAAGAACCAGCATCATTTCATTGAAAATGTCATCTTGCAACCATTCCTAACAAAAGATCCGATATAATAGAGGAAGCCACTATCATAATCGGATGCTCAATACTTTTACATAACAGACGAACGAAGAACAAATGACGCCATGCGTTCTAGTAAACAAAAAATTAAGGAGAGACCTATGGATATCATTGAAATTGTTACTGATTTAATTGATGAGGATACCGATCAACCGAGGTACCAGTTTGACGAAGAAGCGCTGCAAGAATTAATGAGAAGCATCGAAGAAATAGGCCTGCTCTCACCGATTAAAGTAAGAACGACAAGCAACGGACGTTATAAAATTATTTATGGGAACCGCCGCTATAAGGCGAGTAAAATGCTCGGACGGCCAACGATTCCTTGTATCGTCTCAACCGTAACAGACGAGATGGAAATATACTTGGAACAAATAGCAGAAAATTTGACGCGCGAAGGCTTCTCTCCGATTGAAGAGGCCGAGGCGTTCAATAAGCTGTTGAACGATTCAAAGTTTAAGAGCTCCACCAAATTTTTGTCCGGCAAGCTGGGCAAGCCTGAATCGTATATCAAAAACAAATGTGAACTGCTGAAGTTTGGCAATGCCGTAAAGAAGCTGATCGTTGGCGGCACTGAGATTAGGAAGGATAAGCTAACCGAGGATCAACTGCTCCCCCTAAAGGATCTGCCGATCGAGCATCGCGATCCACTTGCGCTGATTGCAGCGAGAGATGAACTGCCAGTAAGCGACGTAAAAAAAATTGCCAAGCTGTTCAAAGATAAAACGATCTCTGACAGCACGAAGGACAAGCTGCTATTTAAATCAGGCGCTGGACTCATCGAAACCTGGTCAACTCATGAGCAGAACAAAGCGGAGCGCGCCAAGCCTGCACCTGTTACCGAGCCCAAAGCAGCTGCTTCGAAAGTAGAGAAGCAAATCAAACAAGAACAAGCTGATTCTGAACCAGCTCCAAAGACTAACCAACCATCAGCTTCAGCTGCGTCCATTGAGCTTGCTCTTCATGAGCTGACTGCAGCCCTTCCTTCTCACTTGACTTTGTCTTCGGATATTCTTCAATCCATTGAAGCGATTCGAGCGAGCGGGCAAGTTGATTTCATTCAAGGAGTCAGCGCGCTGATCGACCAATTAGAAAAACATTTGGCAGAATGGAAAGCAGTCCAAGAGCTTGCAAGCGCCAAGCTGCAGGCTGTTGCCACAGCGGATTAAACAACCTACGCGTCCTATGTAAATCAAAGAACCAGACAAACGCTACAAGCGTGTTCGTCTGGTTCTTTCATTGTCTTTTTTATTTATTTCATGCGCTACAAAGATGATCTCTTCACATTATCCTTCATCAGCTTTGCAATCTGCTTCGATTGAACATCCTTCTGTAATTCCAGCGCATCGATGACTCGTTCTTGTCTTTCTTTGGAATGATTTTGGCTCAGCTTCCATTTGCCTTCTATTTTTGAAATATGAATTTTAAATCCAACAATGCCTTTGGATAAATTGTTAATGTACGTTGGGTCAGCTTGGCTCATGCTCCACGGGTTTGGCATGCTTGATTCATAATGGCTAACCGATTGATCTACGATTTTGAGCAGCTCCGCATGATCTTCAATGAGCTCGACATGACCATACACATGAACAGCGGTATAATTCCAAGTCGGCACGGAATTTGGCGTTTCGTACCAAGAGGATGAAATGTACGAATGAGCTCCAGTGAAAACAACGAGTACTTCCCCTTTTAAGCTTGCCCAATGCGGATTTGCTTTTGCCATATGTCCATACAAATAACCTTCGCTTTCATCTAACAGCAAGGGGAGATGCGTTGCACAGGGCTTACCTTCATGTTGTGAAAATAATATAGCAAAGCTATTCTGCTCCATCAGAGCGTATAATGTCTCTTTATCCGTCACTTCAAACGATTGAGGTATGTACATGAAATATCTCCTCTGCATTATGATTATTCAAACTATAGCACAAATCAATTTCCGCTATAAGAAATAAAAATAAGGAGCAATTATGCTTTTCCTCAAATAGGCAAATGAAAAACGACTGCCGAAGCAGCCGCAATATACATACGATTTCTATTGCTTCAACCAGCTCGGAGCCCACCAGTTCCATTTTCCAAGCATGAGCATTAAGGAAGGCGCCAGCACCATTCTAACGATTGTTGCATCAATAAATATGGCCGTCGCGATGCCGATGCCGAGCTGCTTTACGCCAACTACTTCGCCAAATGCAAAGGGTGCGGTGACGGAGATCATGATAGCTGCAGCCGCGGTTATCACATGACTGACGGAGGAAAGCCCCTTTCGTACAGCCTGCTTATTACTGCGCGTATGATGAAATTCCTCGCTTATGCGCGAGATGAGAAAAACGCCGTAATCCATACTAATTCCAAATACCAATCCAAAAATAAATACCGGAATCATAATGGCAATGCTGCTCGGCTCAATCCCCAATCGGCCATCCATGAAGATCCATGACAGAATACCAAAGGATGCTCCTATGCTCAGAAGATTGAGGAGTATCGTTTTGAGAGCAATGAGGACGGAACGAAAGGCAACAAGAAGCACGATGAAATTCGTAACAAATAGAAAGAGCATCACATAAGCCAAGCTTCCAAAAACATGATCGAATACTTCCTGCTCATACTTTGCCTCTCCACCAAGCGAGAAGAATATTTTTGATGCTTCCCCTCTACGCTCCCACTCCCTCAGCCAATTCATCGTCTCGCGAGAGGATGGTTCGCCCGCTATCGTCACTTGCAGCAGCATTTGATTATTTTTCAGAAATGGCTGGAGCGCCGGCTGGAATTTCTTATTTTGCAGTGGCCGCTGCATGATTGTCGTCAAATACTCGGGTGACAAATTAAGCCTAGAGAATACCGAATCCACCCTCAAGACGCTCGGATCTTGCTCCAAGCGCTTCGTCAGCTCATAGGCGTTCATCCAATCCGCTTGCTCCAGAAACAGACTATCTCCGCGAGCAATAACCCAAACTTTTGATGTGGAGGGCAGCTCAAAAACAGCCTCTGAGGTCTCAGCGGCCAAACGAGATTCATAGTTTTGAGGCAATGAAGCCTCATCTGGAACAGCAGTCTCCATTCTACTAAGGGGCAACAAACTTAGGATAAGCACGCCCCCTGCCAGCATCCCCATCATCATTGGCCGTTTCATTACCAAACGAGCAAGCCCATCCCATACAGATGAACGACTGGTACCAATCGGGCGCGTTTTTTTCGTTTGCATTGAAGGCACGCAAATCGCAAGCAGTGCAGGCAGCAGCGTAAACGCGAGCAGCAGCGATACGGCCACTACTGTCATCGCTCCAAGCGCAATGGACGAGAACATGGGCAGCGGAATCCAGATAAAGCTCAGCAAACCTAAGAAGACACAAGCTGCCGATACAAAAACAGCTCTGCCAGCTGTCTTCATCGTTGCAGCAAGCGCCTGGATAGGCTGCTTGTGCCCTCCGAGTTCCTCGCGAAATCGGCTAACGAGCATAAGTGCAAAGTCGATGCTTAGGGCAAGTCCCACCATCGGAATCACATTCAGAACAAAATTGGACAGCGGCAATTTGGTGCCTATTCCATATACAATTCCCATAGCAATCGTCACTCCCGTTATACCAATAACGATGGGGAGCAGCGCAATAATGATTTTACGGAAAACGAGCCACAAGATCAGAAAAGCAAGCGGTATGCCGATCAGCTCTGCTTTTGCTAAATCTGCATGACTAGCCTCATTTACATCACCTTGAATAACTGATTTGCCTGTCACTTTTATCGAAATACCGCTGTGGACGGGCAAAAGTTGATTTAACTGCTTCAGCGTATCCTCCATCCGATAAGGTGGAGCGTCGAATGAAAGCAGCGCGTACGCGTAGTTCCCATTCTGCAGCTCCTGCCGCTCAAGCGGAGAAATGATATTAGTCAGACCCTGAGTCCCGCTCACCTGCTGAAGCGTCTGTTCAATAAAAGCACGAAATCGCGACTTCGATAAGTTGTCCGTTTTCTCGAATAGCAGCATGATCGGTGCTTCTGACAGATTAAAATCGGATGCGAGCACCTGCTGCACCTTTGCATAACTTCCCTTTTGCGGATACAAGCCATGGTCTTGTACGACGGAATCAAGCCTAAGCGCATGACTGCCAACTAAGATAAGTGCAATTGACCATAAGAAAATACACACTCGCGGAAAGCGAAAGGATAGGAGTGCTAGGCTATTCATCCCCATGAATATGCACCTCCAAAGTCAGTCACATCCGCACGCTGCTCATTGGCTTCGCCTTTACATCCGGAATGGCTTTAATCTCGTCGCCCGGACGAGCCCCTGTGCAAGTGGAGGCGCTATTCGCGCTGCGTTTGGCAACCAGCTAGAAACGGTCGGCATATGAAATAACCATTGCAGGAAGCTTCCCCATCGCAGCGGCCCCTCAAATTCACGTTTAATTGCCCTCGTATACGCATGCTGCCAATCAGCCATAGTAAGACTTCCCTTTAAATAGCTGTCAGCAAGCGGAGCACAAAGAGCAGCGGAGCGAAGTGCCATGGACATTCCATCTCCACAAAGCGGAGGAATCATCGCACCTGCATCGCCAAGAAGAGGAAGCTGATTCCATGCGAGCGGCTTATGGTTCAAATGAACAGGCGCAACTGCTGCCTGCGT from Paenibacillus sp. FSL K6-3182 carries:
- a CDS encoding sugar ABC transporter permease, translating into MNMQEGKLTLAAKRTHSSRAASRLLAKTNRLRENALGYMFLAPSLLLFTVFLFYPLLKSVYLSFQLTDPRGRVAEYVGFDNYTQLFSSEMFWNSLTVTGLFTLYTVPVGIVLGIVTAALTHIKLPAMRIFQFMFAMPLALSVSTAAVIWMILFHPSLGMLNYILSTLGIAPIQWLTNPSTALLSISMMTIWMQSGFNYIIVLSGLQSIPDDMIESAKIDGAGPFRAFLQIVLPLLSPTLFFLAVISIIGSFQSFGQIHLLTKGGPAGSTEVFVYSIYKEAFINYQFGTGSALSLVLFAIILILTIIQFVFVEKKVYYQ
- a CDS encoding carbohydrate ABC transporter permease; protein product: MIGLKPFLRRSSVYLLLSLLSIAMLFPLIYTFLQALMTPEQSLQFPPDLFPDSVYLGSISAVFELIPVGAFIANSFLIATIIMVGQVFIASMAAYAFVYIRFPGKKYWFSLFLSTMMIPWEVTIIPNYLTVKSWGWLDSYQGLTIPFLASAFGVFLLRQYFLQLPRELFEAAKIDGSGHIRHFLVIVLPLSRPAIASLSVYVFLNSWNMYLWPLLITNSDKMRTVQIGISMLQFEEMTSWNIVLAGVAIVLLPSLLLLIVGLKQLVRGITAGAVKG
- a CDS encoding ABC transporter substrate-binding protein; protein product: MKARFRSGLTIMMAVMLFVVTACGGNNSGNKGNAEAPSATNSTEASAAPTEMAKEPVKVVWWHSMGGELGKAVTQLVTDYNASQKDVVVEEVFQGTYDESLNKMKASMDSKSGPSLIQVYEIGSRFMIDSKATTPVQTFVDAENYDLSQLEENITNYYTFDGKLHSMPFNTSNPILYYNKDLFKAAGLDPEKAPATFEAVKEAAAKLTQNGQTGASFAIYGWFMEQFFANQGVEYLNNGNGRTASATESQLNNETGVKTLSWWKDLVDSKSALNLGRKTDDTKKAFAAGQIAMTLDSTASLRGIVDSVAGKFEVGTGFLPKPADAKDGGVVVGGASLWILNNKPEAEQKAAWDFIKFLAKPETQAYWHINTGYFPITKKAYDEKIVADNLAKYPQFQTAVDQLHASIPSPASQGAVMGVFPEARQLVETAIEEALTGVKEPQKALDDAAKAITEKIANYNKTVK
- a CDS encoding ParB/RepB/Spo0J family partition protein — translated: MDIIEIVTDLIDEDTDQPRYQFDEEALQELMRSIEEIGLLSPIKVRTTSNGRYKIIYGNRRYKASKMLGRPTIPCIVSTVTDEMEIYLEQIAENLTREGFSPIEEAEAFNKLLNDSKFKSSTKFLSGKLGKPESYIKNKCELLKFGNAVKKLIVGGTEIRKDKLTEDQLLPLKDLPIEHRDPLALIAARDELPVSDVKKIAKLFKDKTISDSTKDKLLFKSGAGLIETWSTHEQNKAERAKPAPVTEPKAAASKVEKQIKQEQADSEPAPKTNQPSASAASIELALHELTAALPSHLTLSSDILQSIEAIRASGQVDFIQGVSALIDQLEKHLAEWKAVQELASAKLQAVATAD
- a CDS encoding FMN-binding negative transcriptional regulator, coding for MYIPQSFEVTDKETLYALMEQNSFAILFSQHEGKPCATHLPLLLDESEGYLYGHMAKANPHWASLKGEVLVVFTGAHSYISSSWYETPNSVPTWNYTAVHVYGHVELIEDHAELLKIVDQSVSHYESSMPNPWSMSQADPTYINNLSKGIVGFKIHISKIEGKWKLSQNHSKERQERVIDALELQKDVQSKQIAKLMKDNVKRSSL
- a CDS encoding efflux RND transporter permease subunit, whose translation is MGMNSLALLSFRFPRVCIFLWSIALILVGSHALRLDSVVQDHGLYPQKGSYAKVQQVLASDFNLSEAPIMLLFEKTDNLSKSRFRAFIEQTLQQVSGTQGLTNIISPLERQELQNGNYAYALLSFDAPPYRMEDTLKQLNQLLPVHSGISIKVTGKSVIQGDVNEASHADLAKAELIGIPLAFLILWLVFRKIIIALLPIVIGITGVTIAMGIVYGIGTKLPLSNFVLNVIPMVGLALSIDFALMLVSRFREELGGHKQPIQALAATMKTAGRAVFVSAACVFLGLLSFIWIPLPMFSSIALGAMTVVAVSLLLAFTLLPALLAICVPSMQTKKTRPIGTSRSSVWDGLARLVMKRPMMMGMLAGGVLILSLLPLSRMETAVPDEASLPQNYESRLAAETSEAVFELPSTSKVWVIARGDSLFLEQADWMNAYELTKRLEQDPSVLRVDSVFSRLNLSPEYLTTIMQRPLQNKKFQPALQPFLKNNQMLLQVTIAGEPSSRETMNWLREWERRGEASKIFFSLGGEAKYEQEVFDHVFGSLAYVMLFLFVTNFIVLLVAFRSVLIALKTILLNLLSIGASFGILSWIFMDGRLGIEPSSIAIMIPVFIFGLVFGISMDYGVFLISRISEEFHHTRSNKQAVRKGLSSVSHVITAAAAIMISVTAPFAFGEVVGVKQLGIGIATAIFIDATIVRMVLAPSLMLMLGKWNWWAPSWLKQ